AATTAAAAGTTAAAAATTAAAAAAGAAATCAAGCCCAATGAGCCCGATGTGTGGATTTCGTTTTTTAATTTTTAACTTTTAATTTTTAACTTTCTCAAGGATCGCGATGTTTAACCTGTTCGACCCGTTCAAGCGCGAACTCGACATGATTCTCCTGGCGTCGCTGGTGTTCTTACCGGCGGCCGTGGCGGGCGTCATTTTGCTGATCCCGAGCCGGTTCCGGGAACTCATGCGCTGGGTCGCGCTCATCGGGACGGCGTCCACCCTCACGCTCGGCGCTTGCCGGGTCATCGACTACTACACGCTACTCGACCTCTATTCGGACCGGAGCACGCGGACGCTCAACCACCCCGCGACGCAACTCGACGCCCGGTCCGACCAGCAAAACAGCGACATGGCCCGGGCCAAGGCGTCCGCCTACAGCAGCTTCGACCTGCTGACCCGTCGACCCTGGATTTCCCGGTTCGACATCGAATTCGCCCTCGGCGTCGACGGGATCAACCTCTCGCTCGTACTTCTGACGTGCCTGGTCTGCACGCTGGCGGTCGTCGCCAGTTGGACGATCGAGAAGTACCTCAAGGGCTACCTCGCGCTCCTACTGTTGCTCCAAACAGGGGTACTCGGAGCATTCCTGTCGATCGACCTCTTTCTCTTCTACGTCTTTTACGAAGTCATGCTCCTACCCATGTACTTCCTGATCGGTCTGTGGGGCGGCGGGCGGCGGAAGTACGCGGCCGTGAAGTTCGTGATTTACACTCTGTTCGGCAGCGTCGGCCTGTTGGCCGCAATCATCGCGCTCTACTCCGTAAATGTTCGCGACTTCGTCGATACAGAAGTTGTGGAAGCGCGAGCGGCCGACCTTCACCGCGACAACCACTCTCTTTCCCTGGATGACGCCCGCGCCCGGGTCGAGATCCACACGTTCGACCCGTTCACTTTGACCCGCGTCGGCGCGGCGGTCATGCTCGTGCTGAATGGTCAAGAAGACCGAATCGCCGTCCGCGACAAGCCGGCCGACGAACACCTGCCGAACGACGCATCAACCGCGGTGAAGTTGTTCGCACCGGGCGTCGATCGCACGGCCGCAATCGCGCGGCTCAAGGCCCAGTCGGTCTGCACGCGGGAGTTCCAGTACATCGTCTTCGCTCTCCTGTTCATTGGGTTCGCCGTGAAGGTG
This is a stretch of genomic DNA from Fimbriiglobus ruber. It encodes these proteins:
- a CDS encoding complex I subunit 4 family protein, translated to MFNLFDPFKRELDMILLASLVFLPAAVAGVILLIPSRFRELMRWVALIGTASTLTLGACRVIDYYTLLDLYSDRSTRTLNHPATQLDARSDQQNSDMARAKASAYSSFDLLTRRPWISRFDIEFALGVDGINLSLVLLTCLVCTLAVVASWTIEKYLKGYLALLLLLQTGVLGAFLSIDLFLFYVFYEVMLLPMYFLIGLWGGGRRKYAAVKFVIYTLFGSVGLLAAIIALYSVNVRDFVDTEVVEARAADLHRDNHSLSLDDARARVEIHTFDPFTLTRVGAAVMLVLNGQEDRIAVRDKPADEHLPNDASTAVKLFAPGVDRTAAIARLKAQSVCTREFQYIVFALLFIGFAVKVPIVPLHSWLPDAHVEAPTPVSMILAGVLLKLGGYGLIRFAFPLCPWAADQLSWWVGLIGVIGIVYGALVAMGQTDFKKLLAYSSVSHMGYVVLGLAAWSSGERSAYWEWGVNGAVFQMIAHGITASALFFVVGVVYDRAHHREIDRFGGLLEPMPVFGGLSAVLFFASLGLPGLCGFVGEFQVILAAWNCCPGLAIPAILATIVTAGYLLWTWQRVFLGTNPATREYPDVSAREFVVLAPFVLLSIALGILPGFLVYQWVEPSVQGWVDLLSRLK